A genomic segment from Propionibacteriaceae bacterium ZF39 encodes:
- a CDS encoding ATP-dependent DNA ligase, whose product MLPIDLPLTPMLAKTAATIPPGQAYEPKWDGWRALLARDGEHVKVWSRHGTDLTVYFPELVIAAEFLPERCVLDGEIVIIAGDKLEYTRLATRHATAAKAPQLAVQFPASFICFDVLCIDDTSLLDHPWHQRRDLLETILDEAPPMLLLSPVTMDLALAQDWFERLEGAGLDGVVAKNPDGRYLPGQRALTKIKHRRTADMVVGGFRLDRTSTPERPQLGSLLLGLFDDAGVLQFVGITAGFPGAMRGELAQMFATLELPRRTPEFDAHPWAPATAGPLGARVPDHVTRWTQPRDEVHLTFPLLVAEVQYDYLHDGVRFRSNADFQRWRPDRTPESCRFDQLEHPIEWSLADVLASGDDG is encoded by the coding sequence GTGCTGCCGATTGACCTCCCGCTGACGCCGATGCTGGCGAAGACCGCGGCGACGATCCCGCCGGGGCAGGCGTACGAACCGAAGTGGGACGGCTGGCGCGCACTACTTGCGCGCGATGGCGAGCACGTGAAGGTCTGGAGCCGGCACGGCACCGACCTCACGGTCTATTTCCCGGAGCTGGTGATCGCCGCGGAGTTCCTGCCCGAGCGGTGCGTGCTCGACGGGGAGATCGTGATCATCGCAGGGGACAAGCTGGAATACACGCGTCTGGCGACCCGGCACGCGACCGCAGCGAAGGCGCCCCAACTCGCGGTGCAGTTCCCGGCGTCGTTCATCTGTTTCGATGTGCTCTGCATCGACGACACGTCGCTCCTCGACCACCCCTGGCACCAACGCCGCGACCTGCTCGAGACGATCCTCGACGAGGCGCCGCCGATGCTCCTGCTGTCGCCGGTGACGATGGACCTGGCCCTGGCACAGGACTGGTTCGAGCGCCTCGAGGGCGCCGGTCTGGACGGTGTGGTGGCGAAGAATCCGGACGGTCGCTACCTGCCCGGGCAGCGGGCCCTCACCAAGATCAAGCACCGGCGAACCGCCGACATGGTCGTGGGCGGCTTCCGCCTCGACCGGACGTCCACCCCGGAACGCCCCCAGCTCGGCTCCCTGCTGCTGGGACTGTTCGACGACGCCGGCGTACTCCAATTCGTCGGCATCACCGCCGGCTTCCCCGGCGCGATGCGCGGCGAGCTCGCGCAGATGTTCGCCACGCTCGAGCTGCCCCGGCGTACGCCCGAGTTCGACGCCCACCCCTGGGCGCCCGCGACGGCCGGGCCGCTCGGGGCCCGCGTACCCGATCACGTCACCCGCTGGACCCAGCCCCGCGACGAGGTCCACCTGACGTTTCCGTTGCTGGTCGCCGAGGTCCAATATGACTATCTGCACGACGGCGTCCGGTTCAGGTCCAACGCAGATTTTCAGCGCTGGCGGCCTGACCGGACGCCCGAGTCGTGCCGGTTCGATCAGCTCGAGCACCCGATCGAGTGGAGCCTCGCCGACGTCCTCGCGTCCGGGGACGATGGCTGA
- a CDS encoding MerR family transcriptional regulator: MTSSLEDLLEVAIRRLEADPSAIPSFAQIAEVARTRETTDRPLGIAEVADRTGITAHTLRYYERIGLVSTPRHLNGRRYYDEAALQRVVFIARMRSSGMGLRDLLRYLELTDRGDEEAGIECAAILLRHRAALRRKVAELQLALAITDFKIAHLDDHAGRTGVPDPHLPTNGADQ, from the coding sequence ATGACGAGCTCCCTGGAGGATCTGCTCGAGGTGGCGATTCGGCGCCTCGAGGCGGATCCCTCCGCCATCCCGTCCTTCGCCCAGATCGCCGAGGTGGCTCGGACCCGGGAGACGACCGACCGGCCCCTCGGCATCGCCGAGGTAGCCGATCGGACCGGGATCACGGCCCACACGCTTCGCTACTACGAGCGCATCGGCCTGGTCAGCACCCCGCGCCACCTGAACGGTCGGCGCTACTACGACGAGGCGGCACTGCAGCGAGTGGTCTTCATTGCCCGGATGCGGAGTTCGGGCATGGGCCTGCGCGACCTGCTGCGCTATCTCGAGCTGACCGACCGTGGCGATGAGGAGGCGGGGATCGAATGCGCCGCCATCCTGCTGCGCCACCGAGCCGCACTGCGCCGCAAAGTGGCCGAGCTCCAGCTGGCCCTCGCCATCACCGACTTCAAGATCGCCCATCTCGACGACCATGCCGGTCGGACCGGCGTACCAGATCCGCACCTTCCCACGAACGGAGCCGACCAGTGA
- a CDS encoding NAD(P)/FAD-dependent oxidoreductase, with protein MKIAIIGAGFAGLAAGKHLREFGHDVTIFEKCPDVGGVWSRTRRYPGLCTQNNKGTYYLSDLKMPDSYPEWPSGAQVQAYLEGYAAMFGLNPHLRLSTEVIAAEQEELGGNIRWTVTSRTVDDEGDPAGAEASEEFDFLVVANGIFSVPFIPDWPGREEFEEAGGRVCAPSDVHDLEAVRGKDLVVVGYGKSACDVAVSLSEGAATTTVVARQLLWKMPRMIMGVLNFKHLMLTRMGEGLFEYQRLAGVEKFLHGGGKPVRNQMLGSIQSMATKQLKLAKLGLVPDGGFERIARSTVSLVTEGFFQKAEAGELRVIRDTRITALTTLDGKPAATLSTGETIPAEMIVCATGFRQEVPFLSRELQDRITDERGNFELYRQILPHDVRGLAFCGYNSSFYSPLSAEAASIWIGAYLMDELTLPSVEVRRKTVAERLRWMEERTEGHHARGTNIIPFSMHNIDEILSDVGLDVSQAKKAEQWLQTTEASDYRDIPQRLVERHFERTGVRVGQRDTDGLTEKTAGAGAK; from the coding sequence ATGAAGATCGCCATCATCGGAGCCGGGTTCGCCGGCCTGGCAGCGGGCAAGCACCTGCGGGAGTTCGGTCACGACGTGACCATCTTCGAGAAGTGTCCCGATGTGGGCGGGGTGTGGAGTCGTACGCGGCGCTATCCCGGTCTGTGCACGCAGAACAACAAGGGCACCTACTACCTGTCCGACCTCAAGATGCCCGACAGCTATCCCGAATGGCCGAGCGGTGCGCAGGTGCAGGCCTATCTGGAGGGGTACGCCGCCATGTTCGGCCTCAACCCCCACCTGCGCCTGAGCACCGAGGTCATCGCGGCCGAGCAGGAGGAGCTCGGCGGCAATATCCGCTGGACCGTCACGTCCCGGACGGTCGACGACGAGGGCGATCCGGCGGGCGCCGAGGCCTCCGAGGAGTTCGACTTCCTCGTCGTGGCCAACGGCATCTTCTCCGTCCCCTTCATCCCCGACTGGCCGGGGCGCGAGGAGTTCGAGGAGGCCGGGGGCCGGGTCTGCGCACCGAGCGATGTGCACGACCTCGAAGCCGTGCGGGGGAAGGACCTCGTGGTCGTCGGCTATGGCAAGTCGGCGTGCGATGTGGCGGTGTCGCTGTCGGAGGGCGCAGCCACGACAACCGTGGTCGCGCGCCAGCTGTTGTGGAAGATGCCGCGCATGATCATGGGCGTACTCAACTTCAAGCACCTCATGCTGACCCGCATGGGCGAGGGCCTCTTCGAATATCAGCGCCTGGCCGGGGTCGAGAAGTTCCTCCACGGGGGCGGCAAGCCGGTGCGCAACCAGATGCTCGGCAGCATCCAGAGCATGGCGACGAAGCAGCTCAAGCTCGCGAAACTGGGTCTCGTTCCCGACGGCGGGTTCGAGCGCATCGCCCGGTCGACCGTGTCGCTGGTCACCGAGGGGTTCTTCCAGAAGGCCGAAGCCGGTGAGCTCCGGGTCATCCGCGACACCCGGATCACGGCCCTGACGACCCTGGACGGCAAGCCGGCTGCGACGCTCAGCACGGGGGAGACCATTCCGGCGGAGATGATCGTGTGTGCGACGGGCTTCCGCCAGGAGGTGCCGTTCCTGAGCCGTGAGCTGCAGGACCGCATCACCGACGAACGTGGCAACTTCGAGCTCTATCGCCAGATCCTGCCGCACGATGTGCGGGGGTTGGCGTTCTGCGGCTACAACTCGTCGTTCTATTCGCCGTTGAGTGCGGAGGCCGCGTCCATCTGGATCGGTGCCTATCTGATGGACGAGCTGACGCTCCCGAGCGTCGAGGTACGCCGCAAGACCGTCGCAGAGAGGCTGCGCTGGATGGAGGAGCGCACCGAGGGCCACCATGCGCGGGGCACCAACATCATCCCGTTCTCGATGCACAACATCGACGAGATCCTGTCGGACGTCGGCCTGGATGTGTCGCAGGCGAAGAAGGCCGAGCAGTGGCTGCAGACCACCGAGGCCAGCGACTATCGCGACATCCCGCAGCGGCTGGTCGAGCGTCACTTCGAGCGGACCGGCGTACGCGTCGGGCAGCGCGACACCGACGGACTCACGGAGAAGACGGCGGGAGCGGGAGCGAAGTGA
- the nusB gene encoding transcription antitermination factor NusB, with translation MSTNRPGGGRNAQDPPELQLVGPAESQKPPRKLSTRSKARKRALDILFEAEIRRLSPIEVLTERDHDEVTPPVRVFTHELVHGVEENLDDIDDRIRAALAVGWTLERMPRIDRLMSRIAVFEIEYTDIHNTVAIAEAVAMVDDLSTDDSPPFVNGLLARIAETIGR, from the coding sequence ATGTCAACGAACCGGCCGGGGGGCGGGCGCAACGCCCAGGATCCCCCCGAACTGCAGCTCGTCGGGCCGGCGGAGTCACAGAAGCCGCCCCGCAAACTGTCGACCCGCAGCAAGGCCCGCAAGCGCGCCCTCGACATCCTGTTCGAGGCCGAGATTCGCCGGTTGTCGCCCATCGAGGTCCTCACCGAGCGTGACCACGATGAGGTCACCCCGCCCGTGCGCGTGTTCACGCATGAACTCGTGCACGGTGTGGAGGAGAATCTCGACGACATCGACGACCGGATCCGTGCTGCCCTCGCGGTCGGGTGGACGCTCGAGCGCATGCCGCGCATCGATCGACTGATGTCACGCATCGCCGTGTTCGAGATCGAATACACCGACATCCACAACACCGTCGCGATCGCCGAGGCCGTGGCCATGGTCGACGATCTCTCCACCGACGACTCCCCGCCGTTCGTCAACGGTCTTCTCGCCCGGATCGCGGAGACCATCGGCCGCTGA
- a CDS encoding aldo/keto reductase, which translates to MTTLPQRQIRSLTVGALGLGCMGMSNVYGRPDPVEAEATIHRALDLGVTLLDTADFYGAGHNERFVGNVIQSRRDEVTLATKFGILAVPRIGLPRGISARPERVRRCVDASLRRLGTDVIDLYYLHRLDPKVPVEDTVGAMADLVRAGKVRELGLSEVSGPTLRRAYAVHPIAALQSEWSLFSRDLETDALPVARELGVTLVPYSPLGRGMLTGTPASTTDLALFDYRRFLPRWRKQNRDQNLAMIARLRELADGLGIAPGQLALAWVLAQGDDVVPIPGTKRRQWLEQNVAAADVRIPADVMEELDHLHASGDRYGATLGKSVDR; encoded by the coding sequence GTGACCACCCTCCCCCAACGACAGATCCGATCCCTCACCGTCGGAGCCCTCGGCCTGGGCTGCATGGGCATGAGCAATGTCTATGGCCGCCCCGATCCGGTCGAGGCCGAGGCCACGATCCATCGGGCCCTCGACCTCGGGGTCACGCTCCTGGACACCGCCGACTTCTACGGCGCCGGCCACAACGAGCGCTTCGTCGGGAACGTGATCCAGTCTCGGCGCGACGAGGTCACGCTCGCGACCAAGTTCGGCATCCTCGCGGTCCCACGCATCGGGCTGCCGCGCGGAATCAGCGCCCGGCCGGAGCGCGTACGCCGCTGTGTCGACGCCTCTCTGCGTCGGCTGGGCACGGACGTGATCGACCTCTACTACCTCCACCGGCTGGATCCGAAAGTCCCGGTCGAAGACACCGTCGGCGCCATGGCCGACCTCGTGCGAGCGGGCAAGGTGCGAGAACTCGGTCTCAGTGAGGTGTCGGGCCCGACGCTGCGTCGGGCGTACGCGGTCCATCCCATCGCCGCTCTCCAATCCGAGTGGTCGCTGTTCAGTCGCGATCTCGAAACCGATGCACTCCCGGTCGCGCGCGAGCTCGGAGTCACGCTTGTCCCCTACAGCCCGCTGGGGCGGGGGATGCTGACGGGTACGCCGGCCTCCACCACCGATCTGGCCCTGTTCGACTACCGCCGGTTCCTCCCGCGTTGGCGCAAGCAGAACCGGGACCAGAACCTCGCGATGATCGCGCGGCTGCGCGAGCTCGCCGACGGTCTCGGCATCGCTCCCGGGCAGCTGGCGCTCGCCTGGGTGCTGGCGCAGGGTGATGACGTGGTGCCGATCCCGGGAACCAAGCGTCGGCAATGGCTGGAGCAGAATGTCGCAGCCGCGGACGTGCGCATCCCCGCCGACGTGATGGAGGAACTGGATCACCTGCACGCCAGCGGGGACCGCTACGGGGCGACTCTCGGGAAGAGTGTGGATCGCTAG
- a CDS encoding AraC family transcriptional regulator, with product MTSVGLRTRDVDVARDEIARLFCPHQLRPAGKGLDVRMKAHTLGKVDLVGLDYGHTVRITPGELGTFYLAQLPLHGSARIRFGRDTVTSTSGVAAVLSPDDPVDMIWAEGTPQLLCRIDRSALDEEFRLLTGEEPNTPVRFRPVMSVGDRGGRTWMTQLRRSWQLSTKQPSDGAPDGVGDLLTSLLLLQPHNHSALLLRAANDVGITRRAMHWMENRVAEPVSIPEVAAGVGVGVRALQRAFRNELDTTPLAWLKRRRLEIARERLRSARPGSATVTSVAAGVGLSHLGRFALEYHALFGENPSDTLAAQAIVVGS from the coding sequence GTGACTTCAGTCGGCCTGCGGACGCGGGATGTCGATGTCGCCCGCGACGAGATCGCTCGCCTGTTCTGCCCGCACCAGCTCCGGCCGGCGGGCAAGGGTCTCGATGTGCGCATGAAGGCCCACACCCTCGGCAAGGTCGACCTGGTCGGGCTCGACTACGGGCACACCGTGCGGATCACCCCCGGAGAACTCGGCACGTTCTATCTGGCCCAGCTCCCGTTGCACGGCTCCGCACGGATCCGGTTCGGACGTGACACGGTCACCTCGACGTCCGGGGTCGCGGCCGTGCTGTCACCGGACGATCCGGTGGACATGATCTGGGCGGAGGGTACGCCCCAGTTGCTCTGTCGCATCGATCGCAGCGCGCTGGACGAGGAGTTCCGCTTGCTCACGGGCGAAGAGCCGAACACGCCTGTCCGCTTCCGCCCGGTCATGTCGGTGGGAGACCGCGGGGGTCGGACCTGGATGACCCAGCTGCGCCGGAGCTGGCAGCTGTCCACGAAGCAGCCCTCCGACGGTGCGCCCGACGGCGTCGGCGATCTGCTGACCTCCCTGCTGCTGTTGCAGCCGCACAACCATTCCGCGTTGCTGCTGCGCGCGGCCAACGATGTCGGCATCACCCGGCGGGCCATGCACTGGATGGAGAACCGCGTCGCCGAGCCGGTCAGCATTCCCGAGGTGGCGGCCGGGGTCGGCGTTGGCGTACGCGCCCTGCAGCGGGCCTTCCGCAACGAACTCGACACCACACCGCTCGCCTGGCTCAAGCGCCGCCGGCTCGAGATCGCCCGCGAGCGACTCCGATCGGCGCGTCCCGGTTCGGCCACGGTGACCTCCGTGGCCGCCGGGGTCGGATTGAGCCACCTCGGGCGATTCGCCCTCGAATATCACGCCCTGTTCGGCGAGAATCCGTCCGACACCCTGGCCGCGCAGGCCATCGTCGTCGGATCCTGA
- the efp gene encoding elongation factor P: MASTNDIKNGMVLDLDGQLWQVLWFQHHKPGKGNAVVRTKIKNVLTGKTVDKTFNSDSKVDTATVDRSDMQYLYHDGTGFVFMDMTSYDQIVIPDDIVGDAKDYMLEEQMATVATHQGNALFIELPASVELVVTYTEPGLQGDRSTGGTKPATLETGKQIQVPLFLSQGEKVKVDTRTGDYLGRVTN; encoded by the coding sequence GTGGCTTCGACGAACGACATCAAGAACGGCATGGTCCTCGACCTCGACGGTCAGCTCTGGCAGGTGCTGTGGTTCCAGCACCACAAGCCCGGCAAGGGCAATGCCGTGGTCCGGACGAAGATCAAGAACGTCCTCACGGGCAAGACCGTCGACAAGACCTTCAACTCCGACAGCAAGGTCGACACGGCGACGGTGGACCGGAGCGATATGCAGTACCTGTATCACGACGGCACCGGCTTCGTGTTCATGGACATGACCAGCTATGACCAGATCGTGATCCCCGACGACATTGTCGGTGACGCGAAGGACTACATGCTCGAGGAGCAGATGGCCACGGTCGCGACCCATCAGGGCAACGCGCTGTTCATCGAACTGCCGGCGTCGGTCGAACTCGTCGTGACCTATACCGAGCCCGGCCTGCAGGGCGACCGCTCCACGGGCGGCACCAAGCCGGCGACCCTGGAGACCGGCAAGCAGATCCAGGTCCCGCTGTTCCTGTCGCAGGGCGAGAAGGTCAAGGTCGACACCCGCACCGGCGACTATCTGGGCCGCGTCACCAACTGA
- a CDS encoding SDR family oxidoreductase → MNSALNSDPGSLAGRTALVTGGATLVGHGVVRALHDRGAAVIVADIDPEGAQPLVAELGVRVAHLDITDDAAVADLVDGLDSLDILVNLACSYLDEGAATSRADWLTAFNINVVSAVRLAEATRALLAASGHGAIVNFTSISSSVAQTGRWVYPATKATLVQVTRSMAMDYAADGIRVNSVSPGWTWSKVMDALTEGDREKTDRVAAPFHLTGRVGDPIEVGRVVAFLASDLASVVTGADWAADGGYSAMGPEQAVPAIPKLSE, encoded by the coding sequence ATGAACAGTGCCCTCAACAGCGACCCCGGCTCACTCGCCGGCCGCACGGCCCTCGTCACCGGCGGCGCGACCCTCGTGGGTCACGGCGTGGTGCGGGCCCTGCACGACCGCGGCGCCGCCGTGATCGTCGCCGATATCGACCCCGAGGGAGCGCAACCTCTGGTCGCCGAACTCGGCGTACGCGTCGCTCACCTCGACATCACCGACGATGCCGCGGTCGCCGACCTCGTGGACGGTCTCGATTCCCTCGACATTCTCGTCAACCTGGCGTGCTCCTATCTCGACGAGGGGGCCGCCACCTCCCGCGCCGACTGGTTGACGGCGTTCAACATCAATGTCGTCTCGGCCGTACGCCTCGCTGAGGCGACCCGGGCCCTGCTCGCGGCCTCCGGTCACGGCGCGATCGTCAACTTCACCTCCATCTCGAGCTCGGTCGCCCAGACCGGCCGCTGGGTCTATCCCGCGACGAAGGCGACGCTCGTGCAGGTCACCCGATCGATGGCCATGGACTATGCCGCCGACGGCATTCGCGTGAACTCGGTCAGCCCGGGCTGGACCTGGTCGAAGGTGATGGACGCCCTCACCGAGGGCGACCGCGAGAAGACCGACCGGGTCGCCGCGCCCTTCCACCTCACCGGTCGCGTGGGGGATCCGATCGAGGTGGGCCGCGTCGTCGCGTTCCTCGCCTCCGACCTGGCGTCGGTCGTCACCGGTGCCGACTGGGCCGCCGACGGTGGCTACTCCGCCATGGGCCCCGAACAGGCCGTGCCCGCCATCCCGAAACTCAGCGAGTGA
- a CDS encoding cyclase family protein: MSVLSQLADALAQGSIEVIDLTSPLSSETPILQLPEQFGQTWPFQLELISDCDDKGPGWYWNNFRTGEHTGTHFDAPNHWISGRDQEDIASVSPAKMIRPLAVIDVTAEVEKDVDFLLTVDHIKAWEAEHGPLPEGGWLIVRTGWAPRTYDQNEALGNSETGPHSPGMTVECAKWLAEEAPIVGVGVETVGTDAGIAHSMDPQFPCHHMMLGAGKYGVTQLKNVDRLPATGAMIIATPLPIVNGSGSPARVLALVER; this comes from the coding sequence ATGTCCGTTCTGTCCCAGCTCGCCGATGCACTCGCCCAGGGTTCGATCGAGGTCATCGACCTCACCTCGCCGCTGTCGTCGGAAACCCCGATCCTGCAGCTCCCCGAGCAGTTCGGCCAGACCTGGCCCTTCCAGCTCGAGCTCATCAGCGACTGCGATGACAAGGGCCCGGGGTGGTATTGGAACAACTTCCGCACCGGTGAACACACGGGCACCCACTTCGACGCGCCCAACCACTGGATCAGCGGCCGCGACCAGGAGGACATCGCGTCGGTGTCCCCGGCCAAGATGATCCGCCCGCTCGCGGTCATCGATGTCACCGCGGAGGTCGAGAAGGATGTCGACTTCCTCCTCACGGTCGATCACATCAAGGCCTGGGAGGCCGAGCACGGCCCGCTGCCCGAGGGCGGTTGGTTGATCGTGCGGACCGGGTGGGCACCGCGTACCTATGACCAGAACGAAGCCCTCGGCAACTCCGAGACCGGACCGCACTCCCCCGGCATGACCGTCGAGTGCGCGAAGTGGCTCGCCGAGGAGGCCCCCATCGTCGGCGTCGGCGTCGAGACCGTCGGCACCGATGCCGGCATCGCCCACTCGATGGATCCCCAGTTCCCGTGCCATCACATGATGCTGGGCGCCGGGAAGTATGGCGTGACCCAGCTCAAGAACGTCGACCGGCTGCCTGCGACCGGCGCGATGATCATCGCCACCCCGCTGCCGATCGTGAACGGCTCGGGTTCGCCCGCGCGCGTCCTGGCACTGGTCGAGCGCTGA
- a CDS encoding DEAD/DEAH box helicase, whose product MTSSSFASLGVPTTVCQVLAERGITTPTPIQAATLPDSLAGRDVLGRGRTGSGKTYAFLLPLVARLTESGGRRQPKRPRALVLAPTRELATQIDEALAPLAQATGLRSRTVFGGVGQNPQVQALARGVDVVVACPGRLEDLLGQGHVSLDAIEITILDEADHMADLGFLPVVKRLLDRTPASGQRMLFSATLDRAVNSLVSRYLTKPVTHEADSPQSPVAKMDHHVLHVTPEAHLPVLVDLVAAPGRTVVFTRTKHRAKKLARQLNASGVPAVELHGNLSQGARTRTMDAFHSGTANTLVATDIAARGIHVDDVGLVIHADPPVEHKAYLHRSGRTARAGASGTVVTLMLDDQVRDVRDLTRKAGIRPTTTRVTASHPLLGELAPGERSFPGPFVVTVPAQNGQRSGSATKAGQSTRSGRSGRSGRPRRSNGGAAPAGRNRSRRRSA is encoded by the coding sequence ATGACCTCTTCTTCCTTCGCGTCCCTCGGCGTCCCCACAACCGTGTGCCAGGTCCTCGCCGAGCGCGGAATCACCACCCCCACACCGATCCAGGCCGCCACGCTGCCGGACAGTCTCGCCGGGCGCGACGTCCTCGGGCGCGGCCGGACCGGGTCGGGCAAGACCTATGCCTTTCTCCTCCCGCTCGTCGCGCGGCTGACCGAGTCGGGTGGCCGGCGGCAGCCGAAGCGGCCCCGGGCGCTCGTGCTCGCGCCGACGCGTGAGCTGGCGACCCAGATCGACGAGGCGCTGGCACCGCTGGCCCAGGCGACCGGGCTGCGCAGCCGCACCGTCTTCGGTGGGGTCGGCCAGAACCCGCAGGTGCAGGCTTTGGCCCGCGGTGTCGACGTTGTCGTTGCGTGCCCCGGCCGGCTGGAGGATCTCCTCGGTCAGGGACACGTCAGCCTCGACGCCATCGAGATCACCATCCTGGATGAGGCCGACCACATGGCCGACCTCGGCTTCCTGCCCGTCGTGAAGCGGCTCCTCGACCGCACGCCGGCGTCCGGGCAGCGGATGCTCTTCTCCGCCACGCTCGATCGCGCCGTGAATAGCCTCGTATCGCGTTACCTGACAAAACCGGTCACTCACGAGGCGGACTCGCCGCAGTCGCCGGTGGCGAAGATGGACCACCACGTCCTCCACGTCACGCCCGAGGCGCACCTGCCGGTGCTCGTCGATCTCGTGGCCGCACCGGGTCGCACGGTCGTCTTCACGCGGACCAAGCACCGGGCGAAGAAGCTGGCGCGCCAGCTGAATGCGTCCGGAGTGCCGGCCGTCGAACTGCACGGCAACCTGTCCCAGGGTGCGCGAACCCGGACGATGGACGCCTTTCACTCCGGCACCGCGAACACGCTCGTCGCGACCGACATCGCCGCACGCGGCATCCACGTCGACGACGTCGGGCTGGTCATCCACGCCGACCCGCCGGTCGAACACAAGGCGTACCTGCACCGCTCCGGTCGCACCGCCCGCGCCGGTGCCTCCGGCACCGTGGTCACGCTCATGCTCGACGATCAGGTCCGCGACGTGCGCGACCTGACCCGCAAGGCCGGGATCCGGCCGACCACGACCCGCGTGACGGCGTCGCACCCACTGCTGGGTGAGCTGGCGCCCGGTGAGCGCTCGTTCCCGGGGCCGTTCGTGGTGACCGTGCCGGCGCAGAACGGACAGCGTTCGGGCTCGGCCACCAAGGCCGGGCAGTCGACCCGGTCGGGTCGATCCGGCCGGTCCGGGCGACCCCGTCGGTCGAACGGCGGAGCGGCCCCGGCCGGCCGGAATCGCAGCCGGCGTCGCAGCGCCTGA